From one Dermacentor variabilis isolate Ectoservices chromosome 3, ASM5094787v1, whole genome shotgun sequence genomic stretch:
- the LOC142576299 gene encoding uncharacterized protein LOC142576299 isoform X2: protein MATGDGPPPEPVDERLSQIEAAVPYLSERVRNPYDSDRPPSTQPADSVADIITGMTQSNPEDSDDDRTLELSSTEYLYVDSANATSPLPADPTETSSEPAQCRRQASQQTQCTTTQSASQKQRLAGVHFCSRRYPLNWNPGCKRCRMKDAKEPQSTKPE, encoded by the exons ATGGCTACAG GAGATGGGCCGCCGCCGGAACCTGTGGACGAGCGGCTGTCGCAGATCGAGGCTGCAGTTCCGTATCTTTCGGAACGCGTCAGGAACCCGTATGATAGCGACCGACCACCATCAACGCAACCTGCCGATAGCGTGGCTGACATCATCACCGGAATGACGCAGAGCAACCCGGAGGACAGTGACGACG atCGTACCCTGGAACTAAGCAGCACTGAATATTTGTATGTGGATTCTGCGAATGCTACATCCCCGTTACCAGCAGACCCTACTGAGACCTCATCTGAGCCTGCGCAATGCAGACGGCAAGCCTCTCAGCAGACTCAATGCACTACAACTCAGTCAGCATCTCAGAAACAGCGGTTAGCCGGCGTGCACTTTTGCAGCAGACGCTATCCACTGAACTGGAATCCCGGCTGCAAGCGTTGCAGGATGAAAGATGCCAAAGAGCCCCAGAGCACAAAGCCAGAATGA
- the LOC142576299 gene encoding uncharacterized protein LOC142576299 isoform X1: MPGKLFYSDEERDLVTELVRKYKFSIENKKSDTVSLSRKMKAWDALTAEFNSAENVRPRTVAQLKKLWDNLKQRWKKEKAKQIRDAMATGDGPPPEPVDERLSQIEAAVPYLSERVRNPYDSDRPPSTQPADSVADIITGMTQSNPEDSDDDRTLELSSTEYLYVDSANATSPLPADPTETSSEPAQCRRQASQQTQCTTTQSASQKQRLAGVHFCSRRYPLNWNPGCKRCRMKDAKEPQSTKPE; encoded by the exons ATGCCCGGGAAGCTGTTTTACAGCGACGAAGAAAGAGACCTGGTAACAGAGCTTGTACGTAAGTACAAGTTCTCAATCGAAAACAAAAAATCCGACACCGTGTCGCTGTCGAGAAAGATGAAAGCATGGGATGCATTGACTGCCGAATTCAACAGCGCAGAAAATGTGCGGCCGCGCACTGTCGCACAACTTAAAAAGCTATGGGACAACCTAAAGCAGcggtggaagaaagaaaaggccaaGCAAATAAGGGATGCCATGGCTACAG GAGATGGGCCGCCGCCGGAACCTGTGGACGAGCGGCTGTCGCAGATCGAGGCTGCAGTTCCGTATCTTTCGGAACGCGTCAGGAACCCGTATGATAGCGACCGACCACCATCAACGCAACCTGCCGATAGCGTGGCTGACATCATCACCGGAATGACGCAGAGCAACCCGGAGGACAGTGACGACG atCGTACCCTGGAACTAAGCAGCACTGAATATTTGTATGTGGATTCTGCGAATGCTACATCCCCGTTACCAGCAGACCCTACTGAGACCTCATCTGAGCCTGCGCAATGCAGACGGCAAGCCTCTCAGCAGACTCAATGCACTACAACTCAGTCAGCATCTCAGAAACAGCGGTTAGCCGGCGTGCACTTTTGCAGCAGACGCTATCCACTGAACTGGAATCCCGGCTGCAAGCGTTGCAGGATGAAAGATGCCAAAGAGCCCCAGAGCACAAAGCCAGAATGA